Part of the Flavobacterium sp. KS-LB2 genome is shown below.
TAATTAGCATAGCTTCTTGCTCCAGTACACAATCTACTTTGAAAAATACGGATGATAATGCACCAAACCTTACTCTTTCTAAAGACAATGCATTTGTAATTACGGAGTACAGCAAAGACAAAAAATACGGCTATGACAAAGATTATCCTATCAATATTTTCTTTAACAATACCGTAAATGAAACCATCAACCAACAGCGTTTTTTCAATGCGCTTACAGGACCTAGTGGTGAGGCAATCACCTATACTAAACTAGAAAATTGTTGTCCGTTTCCAACAAAAAGGAGCGAATTAGGCGCTGGCTTTCTCGATGTTTATGAAGTAAAGTGGGCTGGTCAAAAAAAACCTATCATTCTGTACTTAAACATCTATGAAAAAGGAATACTGATGGTTCCAGTGGGACTTTCATTGAAAAAATAATAGACATCAAATTCCAAAATATCCTTATAAATCAAATCCCTAGCCCTGATAGCAGTGAAAATCCTTTTACTTTTTTCTTGAAAAAGGAAAAGATTGAAACGGATAGCGGGAAATAGCTTCAAATAAATTATAAATCATAAATCGGAACTCGTAAATCATGACTATCTTTGCGCTTTCTAAAAATTCAAATTATGAACTTACAACATATTCCACAAATTAAATATACAGAAAGTGGTAATTTCTTTCTACTTGCTGGTCCTTGTGCCATTGAAGGTGAAGAAATGGCGATGCGAATTGCCGAAAAATTAGTTGGCATTACTGATACTTTACAAATTCCATTCGTTTTCAAAGGCTCTTTTAAGAAAGCAAACCGTTCTAGAATTGACAGTTTTTCAGGAATAGGTGACGAAAAAGCATTGAAAATACTTAGAAAGGTATCGGAAACATTTAAGGTTCCTACCGTTACTGACATCCACACGAATGAAGATGCTGACATGGCAGCACAATATGTTGATGTACTACAAATCCCTGCTTTTTTAGTGCGCCAAACGGATTTAGTAGTGGCTGCTGCCAATACTGGAAAAGTAGTAAACTTGAAAAAAGGACAATTTATGAGTCCAGAAAGTATGAAACATGCCGTTCAAAAAGTATTGGATTGTCACAATGAAAATGTAATGATTACGGATAGAGGAACGATGTTTGGCTACCAAGATATGGTTGTTGATTTTAGAGGAATACCTACCATGCAACAGTATGCTACAACTGTCCTTGATGTTACACACTCACTGCAACAACCCAACCAAACTGCTGGTGTAACAGGCGGAAGACCCGATATGATTGAAACCATTGCCAAAGCTGGTATTGCTGTAGGTGTAGATGGAATCTTTATTGAAACTCATTTTGATCCCGCTAATGCAAAAAGCGATGGTGCTAATATGTTGCATTTGGATTATTTTGAATCTTTAATGACTAAGTTAGTTGCTATTAAAAAAACCATAAATACATTTTAAATTTAAGCACACAAATTCATTGAAACATTTTTTTTTATATTCCGCATTCCTTGCTGTCTTATTTACTAATAGTACAAATGCACAGGAAAACACTGAAATTCAAAATAAATATACCGCTCATAACAAAGGAAAGTTCTTTGTTTCATGGGGAGGAAATAGAGACAGTTACTCTAAATCAGATATCACTTTTCGTGGTAAAGATTACAACTTTACTTTAGAGAATGTTCAAGCGCATGATAAACCAAAGGGCTGGCATGTAGATTATATCAATCCTTCAAGAATGACTATTCCCCAAACAAATTTTAAATTGGGGTATTTCATAAATGACCATTATAGCGTTGCAATTGGTGTGGACCACATGAAATATGTGATGACACAAGATAAAGCTGTAACTATTGATGGCTTTTATCCTAATCCAGGATCATACAATGAGTTACTGCCAAACAATCAGGTACTCTTGACCGAAGAGTTTTTAACTTTCGAGCATACTGATGGTTTGAATTATGTAAATACTGAAGTCTCAAGACACGATGATATTTCCTCTCTTTTTAAAATTGGAAATACCGATAAAATTCAAGTAAATTTAACCGAAGGTTTTGGTGTTGGTCTTTTGTACCCCAAAACAAATACAAAACTATTAGGTAAAGAACGCCATGATGATTTTCATGTTTCTGGTTATGGAACTTCTTTGAAAGCAGGTTTGAATATTACTTTTTTTAAGCACTTTTATATACAAGGCGAACTTAAAGGCGGTTATATCAATATGCAAGATATTAAAACTACGCAAAGTAACGAAGATAGTGCCTCACAAGACTTTTTCTTTTTCCAAAGAATCATTGCATTTGGAGGGATTTTTAAAATCTAAATACTTTTTTTTTAAAATACGAAAGACTAGGCTGTTGTTTTACAACAGCCTTCTTTTATTTACCGCTATTTTAAATAAAATTTGTTTAAAATATTACTGTTGATTTAATATATTAGCTAAATTTGAAATTATATTTACTTTTTAAAATAATAAAAAAAAATATAGTATTAGTATCAGCTCTTAATCTAAATAATAACTATCATTAAGCTCAATGACTAAAAACAAAACTAATCCTGATCCAGAAGGAATTTATCACTTTGATAACTTTTTTAATATCTCGGCTGATTTTATTTGTATTGCAGGGTTTGATGGCTATTTTAAGAGAATAAATCCAGCAGTTTCTAAATTATTAGAATATACAGATGAAGAATTGTATG
Proteins encoded:
- the kdsA gene encoding 3-deoxy-8-phosphooctulonate synthase translates to MNLQHIPQIKYTESGNFFLLAGPCAIEGEEMAMRIAEKLVGITDTLQIPFVFKGSFKKANRSRIDSFSGIGDEKALKILRKVSETFKVPTVTDIHTNEDADMAAQYVDVLQIPAFLVRQTDLVVAAANTGKVVNLKKGQFMSPESMKHAVQKVLDCHNENVMITDRGTMFGYQDMVVDFRGIPTMQQYATTVLDVTHSLQQPNQTAGVTGGRPDMIETIAKAGIAVGVDGIFIETHFDPANAKSDGANMLHLDYFESLMTKLVAIKKTINTF
- a CDS encoding 2-dehydro-3-deoxyphosphooctonate aldolase, with the translated sequence MKKSIFFIALLISIASCSSTQSTLKNTDDNAPNLTLSKDNAFVITEYSKDKKYGYDKDYPINIFFNNTVNETINQQRFFNALTGPSGEAITYTKLENCCPFPTKRSELGAGFLDVYEVKWAGQKKPIILYLNIYEKGILMVPVGLSLKK